The Mucilaginibacter gracilis genomic interval AAGCGGCAAACTTAGTGATGTTAAAATTTACAAAGGCACGGGTGTTGATTTGGACGACGAAGCCATTCGGGTTATCAAACTAACATCCGGCAAATGGATGGTACCGCCCGGCCACAACCCTGCCGAAAACATTGTTTTACCCGTAACATTTAAACCCGAAAGCGAACGCTGCCGCACTACTGATGTGCAGAGTATACGCCAGGCTATTAACGCCTATCGCGCAAGGCAAAGCCTTGTTAATGTAGTTACTAACTACTACCAAAATAAATACTTAGGCAAGGTCGATACCACAAAGGAAAAGCTGATTACCTCAATAAAAGATCAGTTAGGTTTTGATGATGAATACGTGCATAATATACTTGAGCAGGCTAACGCCAAATTTAAACAAGGCGATAGCGAAGGTGCCTGTGCCGACTGGCATTTTATCAAAAATATAGGCAGCAACCTGGCCGATGCTCTGTTGTATAAAAACTGTCATTAACCTGCGCTACACACCTCTTATTGTCAATTTTTAAAAAGCATGTCTTTTAAGTAAGTGTTTATTGAAATGAAATGCCTACTTTTGCTTAAATTTTTAATAATAATACAATGCAACAAGGTAAAGTAAAGTTTTTTAATGAAACTAAAGGGTTCGGATTCATTATCCCTACTGATGGCGGCGAAGAAGTGTTTGTTCACTCTTCAGGTTTAAAAGACCAAATCCGTGAAAACGATGAAGTTCAATATGAAGTGGAACGTGGCAAAAAAGGAATGAACGCGGTTAATGTTTCAGTTCTTTCTTAAACATACATCATTATCGTAAAAAAGCGGTGAGCGTAAAAGCTTACCGCTTTTTTTATGCCCTTTTGCTGAGGTTTGGATTGTAGCTTTATAAGCAGATGAACACAAAACCAGAAGGGCTCCAATTTACAATTAACGCACGTTACGGCCCTTCCAATCGTACTTTTTGGTATTGCCCATAATACCCACATACACAAAGTATACTACGTGTATGGGCGATATAATACTCAATAGCCAAACCAGCTTTACCCGTTTAAAAAACACATTAATGGGTATTAAAAAGGCTATCTCAAACAAATACTTAAACACAAACTGCACCAGCAGCAGTTTAAAAAAGTAAACATCATAAAATCCAAGCAGCGCGTTCACCAATAACGACAGGTTGAACAGCCAAATGCCCATAGCCAGCGCAACAACCCGCTTATCTTTATACTTAACAGATTTTGATGCCCAGCGCCGCCTTTGCTGTAAAAATTCTTTTAGGGTGTGTTTGGCATCGGTATAAACTATGGCTTCGCGCTTTTTTAAAAACCCTATGCGGTTGGGGTATTTTTCGGCAACTTTTTGCAGCAGCAGTTCGTCATCTCCTGATGCCAGGTCGTCAATACCTTTAAAACCGCCAACTTCGTAAAAAACATCTTTACGATAAGCAAAATTGGCACCGTTACAGGTTGAGGCCTTGTGGTTACCAATAAATGCGGCCCCAATACCAATGAGATACGAAAACTCGAGCGTTTGCATTCGTTCAAACAAGCTTTGCTCGTTAAAGTAGGTAACCGGCGATGATATCATCACCAAATTGTTAGCCTGGTAATAATCAACCACCGACGATAGCCATTGTGTACCCATACGGCAATCGGCATCGGTGGCAACCAAAAAATCGCCGGTTGATAGTTTAATGGCTTCGGTAATGGCCCGTTTTTTATACGAGTTTAAGGCCTCTTCGTCCCTTAACTGCAACAGTTTTACATTGCGGTGGGCGTAGCTGCTAATAATTTCGGCAGTACGGTCGGTAGAGTGATCGTCGGCAATAATAATCTCAAAAAGCTCTTTGGGGTAATCCTGAGCCAAAATATCATCAATGGTTAAGCCAATTTTTTCTTCCTCGTTACGGGCCGCTATTAAAACAGTTACCTTGGTGGTAAAGGGTTTGCCCGATGATTGGGGTGTTTTTAAATGATACCACCCTTTAATAAGATAACTTAACACAACCAGGTATATACCTGTACAGATAAGCGATATGATACTATGAATTTCTATCAAAGAATTTGATTTTTAAAACGAATACAGAACCTAAAATAGCCGGAATAATTAAATTAACAAACCATATAGATGATACCGACGCAAGCACCGCAATTTGTTGGTTAGTGATGTAACCAAAAAAAGTGGAGGCTGTTAAACCGCGTAAGCCCACATCTATAAAATCGAGCGTTGGCAATGCCGATTGGATGAAGAAGTTATTAAACACCATCATCATGCTGGGGAACGCCGGCAAAGCCGGCAGCAGCAAATGTATAACCAGGTAATATTGGAATGAAAATACCGAGAACCGGGCCAAGCAAAATAAAAAAGTAATAATGAGTTGTTTGTTGCTGTAACGGGCAATAATATCAAAAAAGCGGGCATACTTTTTCAAAAAAGAAACCCGATCAAGTAAAGTAACAAACCACTTTATATTAAAATAACAGGTTAATATTACCAGCGCAAATACCGTTAACACTAAAGCTATAAAAAACATAACCCAAGCGTTTAAATGCATGTAGGTATACAAAAACCAGGTTAGCGCAAATGCGCCTACCACGTTGGTAATGGTACCTTGCCCAAACTGGCCAATGCCCATAACAAATACCCCATAAGCACGCTTGCGCGGAGGTAGAAACATAACGCGGCCGCCAAATTCGCCCAAACGATATGGTGTAAAAATGGCCCACGTTAAACCACAAAATATAGCTTCTACAGACTCAAAAACGCCAATGTGCTGTAATTTGCTTATTAAATATTTCCATTTAAGGGCCTCTAAAAACCAATTAACCAGCATTAATAAAATAACGGCTGTAAAGGTAATTAAAACCTGATTTTGATTAATGTGAGCTATTAAAAGCTTAAATTGTATAAGCTTATGGTTGTTGGTTACCGTATGGTAAATAAAACCGTAAGCCAGTGCAATAATGCCCACTTTAATACTATATGATAGTACTTTTTTGTTAAAACTCGTCAATAGGTAAATTTTTGCTGCAATGTTACAAAATGCGGCTTACACCGCACCTTATAAAGCTCAATTTTTGCAAATTTGTTTTAATAGCATTATTGCTTTGCTTATACTTGCTATGTGATGGAGGTGGTAAATGCTAAAGAGCGGGTTATTTTAGGGATAGACCCTGGTACGGCAGTAATGGGTTACGGGTTAATTAAAGAAACCGGCCCCAAGGTTGAACTGATAAGCCTTGGCGTAGTTAAAATGGAACACCTGGACGACCATGCCCTTAAACTCCAGCGTATTTTTGAAAAAACACTGGCCCTTATTGACGAATACAAACCCGATTGTATGGCCCTTGAAGCCCCCTTTTACGGCAAAAACATACAGGTAATGCTTAAACTTGGCCGGGCGCAGGGTGTGGCTATGGCAGCGGCACTATCGCGCAACTTACCTATAAGCGAGTATGCGCCACGCAAAATAAAACAATCCATCACCGGTAACGGCAACGCCACTAAAGAGCAGGTGGCGGCCATGCTGCAAACCATATTAAAATTTACCGAAACACCCCAGTTTTTAGATGCTACCGACGGCCTTGCGGTAGCCGTGTGCCATGCTTTCCAAAAGATAAGTGTTAAAGGAACATCGAGCATTGGCGGCGGCAAAAAAACCAAAACGGGCTGGGCCGCCTTTGTTAAAGATAACTCAGAAAGGGTGGCCGGTATAAAACCTGTAAATAAGGCATAAAAAATATGCCCCCTGTTATTTTATTGCCCCAAATTTACCCAACCTTTAAACCTGCCGAATTAAATTGCAAATCGTACAGTTTTCGGTAATAACCATGCTGTATTTTTAATAGTTCCTGGTGTGTGCCGGTTTCCATAATTTCGCCATGATCGAGCACGATAATTTTGTCGGCGTTTTGTATGGTTGACAGGCGGTGCGCTATTACTATTGCCGTGCGGCCCTCCATAAGTTTGTAAATTGCTTTTTGTATCAACTCTTCGGTTTCGGTATCTACGGATGAGGTGGCCTCGTCAAGCACCAGTATTTTAGGATCGTAAACCAGGGCGCGGATAAATGAGATGAGTTGGGCCTGCCCTGCCGATAGGGTTGCACCGCGTTCCATCACATTATAATCATAGCCGCCGGGCAGGCGTTCTATAAAATCGTGCGCACCTACGTCTTTGGCGGCGGCAATTATGCGTTCGCGGCTTATTTCGGGATTGTTTAGGCTGATGTTGTTGGCAATGGTATCCGAAAACAGAAAAACATCCTGAATAACGGTGGCAATTTGCATACGCAAAAAGTTAACGTCGTATTCGCGAATATCTATACCATCAACCATTACATTCCCTTTGCCAATTTCGTAAAAACGGTTGAGGATATTGATGGTTGACGATTTGCCTGCACCCGTTGCGCCCACCAGGGCCAGGGTTTCGCCAGGTTTAATTTGGAAGGATATGTTTTTAAGCACCCAATTTTCCTCGCTGTAAGCAAACCAAACGTTGCTGAACTCTATTTGCCCCTTAATATGTATTGGTTTTAGTTGGCCGGTGTTTACGGCAACCTCGTTGGTATCTAACACTTTAAAAATACGGTCGGCACCAACCATGCCCATTTGCAGGGTATTAAATTTATCGGCCAGTTGGCGTATTGGCCTAAACAGTAAGTTTAAAAATGCTATGAACGCAAGTACCGTACCCGGTGTTACGCCATGCCTACCGTCTGAATTAAAAACCAGATCCTGATCGCCCAGGATGCGCTTGGCGCCATACCAAACCAGTAAACTGGTGGAAATGGCAGCAAAAATTTCGACAACCGGGAAAAATATCGAGTAATACCAGTTAGAGCGAATGTTGGCATCGCGGTATTTTTTGTTAACGGCCACAAACTTGCGCATTTCCTGATCTTCGCGCGCAAAGTACTGAATGATACTTACACCGGTAATATGCTCCTGCAAAAAAGTGTTAAGCTGGGCAACCTGCGTGCGCACTTCCTGAAAAGATGATTTGATGGCTTCTTTAAAAACATAGGTTGCCAGCAATACAAACGGGATGGGTATGAGTGTGATGAGTGCCAGTTTCCAATCCTGAGCGAGCATGATGCCGATGATAACGATAACGAGCAACAGATCGCCAATGATGGAGATTAAACCTTCGGAAAAAATATCGGCAATAGTTTCCAGATCAGACACAGTGCGGGTGATGAGCATCCCGATAGGGGTTTGATCGAAATAACGGAGCCGCAGGCTGGTGATGTGATTAAAGATGTCAATCCGCAAGTCGCGAATTACAGATTGCCCCAGTGCGTTGGTGCTGTAGGTTTGGTAATACTGGGCCACGGTTTGTATAAGCAGTTGTGCTATAAGCAAGCCAACCATCATGACCAAGCCGTTATAGTTGCTTTGCAGAATATAATTATCGAGCGTTTTTTGCATCAGCACGGGCTGCGCCACCGCAATAAATGCTAAAAAAACGGTTAAAAAACCTGCTATAACAAACGTTTTTTTATAGGGTACTACGTAGTGCATGATGCGCTTGAGTAAGTGCCAATCTACTACGCCCCCCCCGCCCCCTGAAGGGGGAGCCTTTGATGTGCTGTTTTTATCGTTGCTGTTATTGCTCACTGATTAATTTTTTTGTAAATCATTATGTCTGGGCTCCTCTTGTTCCCCCTTCAGGGGGTTAGGGGGCAAATACGGATATACTACTTGTGTTAAATATAAACCGCATGCGGGTACCGATGT includes:
- a CDS encoding energy transducer TonB family protein, translating into MNRLLLAILVLAFSFSKANAQVQFKGGSGALTNFLSENLIYPEYSRQNCISGTVKVSFNVDESGKLSDVKIYKGTGVDLDDEAIRVIKLTSGKWMVPPGHNPAENIVLPVTFKPESERCRTTDVQSIRQAINAYRARQSLVNVVTNYYQNKYLGKVDTTKEKLITSIKDQLGFDDEYVHNILEQANAKFKQGDSEGACADWHFIKNIGSNLADALLYKNCH
- a CDS encoding cold-shock protein, with the protein product MQQGKVKFFNETKGFGFIIPTDGGEEVFVHSSGLKDQIRENDEVQYEVERGKKGMNAVNVSVLS
- a CDS encoding glycosyltransferase family 2 protein; translated protein: MIEIHSIISLICTGIYLVVLSYLIKGWYHLKTPQSSGKPFTTKVTVLIAARNEEEKIGLTIDDILAQDYPKELFEIIIADDHSTDRTAEIISSYAHRNVKLLQLRDEEALNSYKKRAITEAIKLSTGDFLVATDADCRMGTQWLSSVVDYYQANNLVMISSPVTYFNEQSLFERMQTLEFSYLIGIGAAFIGNHKASTCNGANFAYRKDVFYEVGGFKGIDDLASGDDELLLQKVAEKYPNRIGFLKKREAIVYTDAKHTLKEFLQQRRRWASKSVKYKDKRVVALAMGIWLFNLSLLVNALLGFYDVYFFKLLLVQFVFKYLFEIAFLIPINVFFKRVKLVWLLSIISPIHVVYFVYVGIMGNTKKYDWKGRNVR
- a CDS encoding lysylphosphatidylglycerol synthase domain-containing protein, producing the protein MTSFNKKVLSYSIKVGIIALAYGFIYHTVTNNHKLIQFKLLIAHINQNQVLITFTAVILLMLVNWFLEALKWKYLISKLQHIGVFESVEAIFCGLTWAIFTPYRLGEFGGRVMFLPPRKRAYGVFVMGIGQFGQGTITNVVGAFALTWFLYTYMHLNAWVMFFIALVLTVFALVILTCYFNIKWFVTLLDRVSFLKKYARFFDIIARYSNKQLIITFLFCLARFSVFSFQYYLVIHLLLPALPAFPSMMMVFNNFFIQSALPTLDFIDVGLRGLTASTFFGYITNQQIAVLASVSSIWFVNLIIPAILGSVFVLKIKFFDRNS
- the ruvC gene encoding crossover junction endodeoxyribonuclease RuvC; the protein is MEVVNAKERVILGIDPGTAVMGYGLIKETGPKVELISLGVVKMEHLDDHALKLQRIFEKTLALIDEYKPDCMALEAPFYGKNIQVMLKLGRAQGVAMAAALSRNLPISEYAPRKIKQSITGNGNATKEQVAAMLQTILKFTETPQFLDATDGLAVAVCHAFQKISVKGTSSIGGGKKTKTGWAAFVKDNSERVAGIKPVNKA
- a CDS encoding ABC transporter ATP-binding protein, with amino-acid sequence MHYVVPYKKTFVIAGFLTVFLAFIAVAQPVLMQKTLDNYILQSNYNGLVMMVGLLIAQLLIQTVAQYYQTYSTNALGQSVIRDLRIDIFNHITSLRLRYFDQTPIGMLITRTVSDLETIADIFSEGLISIIGDLLLVIVIIGIMLAQDWKLALITLIPIPFVLLATYVFKEAIKSSFQEVRTQVAQLNTFLQEHITGVSIIQYFAREDQEMRKFVAVNKKYRDANIRSNWYYSIFFPVVEIFAAISTSLLVWYGAKRILGDQDLVFNSDGRHGVTPGTVLAFIAFLNLLFRPIRQLADKFNTLQMGMVGADRIFKVLDTNEVAVNTGQLKPIHIKGQIEFSNVWFAYSEENWVLKNISFQIKPGETLALVGATGAGKSSTINILNRFYEIGKGNVMVDGIDIREYDVNFLRMQIATVIQDVFLFSDTIANNISLNNPEISRERIIAAAKDVGAHDFIERLPGGYDYNVMERGATLSAGQAQLISFIRALVYDPKILVLDEATSSVDTETEELIQKAIYKLMEGRTAIVIAHRLSTIQNADKIIVLDHGEIMETGTHQELLKIQHGYYRKLYDLQFNSAGLKVG